GGGATAACGATCTGGGCGTTGCGTTGGTCGGCCTTTTGCGATTGGGCCAACAAATCTTCATACGCGGCCACACGGGCCTTGGATTTTTTGCGGCGGCCTTCGGGGGATTGTTGAATCCATTCCAATTCGCGCGACAATGTTTTCTGGCGGTCGTCTTCTTGTTTCGCTTCCTGTTCCATCCGTTTGCGCTTGGCGTTCAGGTACGCGGAATAATTGCCCTCATACGGGATGCCACGGCCACGGTCGACTTCCAAAATCCATCCGGTAACATTGTCCAGGAAGTAACGATCGTGGGTGACCATTACAACCGTGCCCTTGTAATCGGTCAGGAAGCGCTGCAACCACGCGACAGATTCGGCGTCCAAGTGGTTGGTCGGTTCGTCCAGCAACAGCAGATCCGGCTTTTCCAGCAACAGGCGGCACAGCGCCACGCGGCGGCGCTCACCCCCGGATAATGTGGTGACATCCGCATCGGCGGGCGGGCAACGCAACGCATCCATGGCGATTTCAATCGTGCGGTCCAGTTCCCAGCCATCAACGGCGTCAATCTTTTCCTGCAATTCGCCCATCTCGGCCATCAGGGAATCGTAATCGGCATCCGGTTCCGCCATCTCTACGCCGATGGCGTTGAAACGGTCCACCATGTCCTTCACGTCTTTCAACGCTTCGGTGATGTTTTCGACCACGTTTTTGGACGGGTCCAGGTGCGGTTCCTGCGCCAGATACCCAACCCGCGCGCCCTCGGCGGCCCAGGCCTCACCCGTGAAATCCTTGTCCACCCCGGCCATCAGTTTCAACAGGGTCGATTTACCCGCACCGTTCGGGCCCAGAACCCCAATTTTTGCGCCGGGGAAAAACGATAACGTAATGTTTTCCAACACCTTTTTGCCATTCGGCCAGGTCTTGGACAAACCATTCATTACGTAAACATATTGATACGACGCCATTGTGCGCTCCGCTTCTCTCAAAAAAGGGCTGAAATCAGCCATAAAACCGGTGGGCACTATAACAGAGGGTGGCGGGAAGGGAAGGGGCGGGGTGTTCTTTTGGAATGGGTTTGCTTTCGAGTGGTACCGCGCCCGCGCTGAATCTTATGAAAATTTGTGGGTGTGGGGTTGATGGCGTGGCGAATGTGCGACATTTATTTTCCCGGTTTTCGCACCCTGTTCATCTTTTCTACGATAGACTATTCTTTACGTTCTGTTTTCTCGCCCACCGATTCAAAAGGAATCATCCATGTCCCGTGAACAATTGTCGCAGGATTCCCTGTCTGAAGCCACGCGCAGCCGGGCGTCGTTTTCCGGCCATGGCAATGCCAAGGGGGCGGCGGGGTATCGTGCGCCGTCGACGGATCCGGATTGTGAATTCCTGTCTCAGGCGGGGCAGATGAGCGTGATCAATCCGCGCGAAGGGGGGTTCCCGAAAATTCGTATTGGTGCGGCCTGGGACAATATTCAGGTGCAACAGGCCGGGTTCTTCAGCCGCCTGCTGAAAAAAGTGTCGAAGCAGGGTGTCGATGTTGATCTGGGCTGTTTGTATGAACTGCATGACGGACGGCGCGGGGCCATTCAATCCTTTGGTGACCTTTATGGGGCGTATAACGATGCGCCGTTTGTGCATCACACCGGGGATGAACGCACCGGCGATAAAGACGGCTTGGATGAAATTATTGAGATTAACGGCGCGCGCTGGGGCGACATCAAACGCGTGCTGGCCTATGTTTACATTTATCACGGCGCGCCCGATTGGGATGCGATCCGCCCGCAGGTGCAATTGCTGATCCCCGGTGAAACCCCGATGATCGTCACGCCGCGCGTGGATCGGAATGATTTGTCGGTGTGTGCCGTGGCGATGTTTGAAAACCGCGAAAACGGCATTCGTATTACCAACCACACGGAATATTTCCCGGGTCATGCCGAAATGGACCGGGCGTTTGGTTTTGGTCTGGAATGGGAAGGGGGCAGTAAATGAGTGGCGGTATGGGTGATGATCCGTTCTGGAGCGATACAACCGGTGACAATGATTTTGAACGCCCGATTGATATGATGGGCGATATGGGCAACGGCAATGGTGGAGTGAAAAACACGAATTTGCCGGATAGTGATGTCGATATGATCGGCGATCTGGCTGCGTCCGCACCGGCCCCGGCGCCTTCTCCGTCCGATTTCCATCTGGTGGAAAAGGGTGATTATTTCGACCTGGTGAAAAAAGTGCCGTCCCTGCGCCGGATTATGGTGGGCGCGGGCTGGGATCATAAAATGCTCGAAAACACCAAGATCGACGTGGATTTAAGCTGTTTCCTGCTGGATAAACAGAATCAGACCCGCGTGGACGAGGATTTCGTTTTCTACAACAATGAAAGCGGATGCGAAGGTGCCGTGCGCCACAGCGGTGACAGCCGCACCGGCGCGGGCGATGGTGATGATGAAACATTGTTCATTGACCTGAACGGTCTGCCGTTCGATGTGTTGCGTGTGATGATCACATTGTCGATTTATAACGCGGCCGAGGCTGAACAACATCTGGGCATGGTGCGCAATATTTACCTGCGCATCGTCAACGAAGAAGACGGCAATGAAATCGTCCGTCTGCAGATGGATGAATCCATGCTGAACAATGTGGCCGGGATGCAGGTGGCGTGCCTGGTGCGTGAAGGGCCGAAATGGTATCTGGAAGTGCTGGAAAACCCGGTTAAGGGCGGCCTGGGTGCGATTGCGACCCAGTACGGTATTATCGTCGGCGCAGGGGCGTAAACCGCGTTTTTAAAGGCAAAAGAAGAAGGCCGTCAGGATTAAAACCCGCGGCCTTTTTTCATGTCCAGCAACTGGCCCGGACGGATTTTCGGGGATTTGCCGCCGCCGCCGCCATACTGGTCGTGGAACCGTTCGCGGCTGTGAAACTCTTCCTCGATCAATGCGTCAATATCCGGCATCTGGTCCAGCTTCATAAAGCGGGCCACGGCACCGAAAAAGTTGCAGCATTTTTCTTCCCAGTTGTAAATTTCGCGATCAATCGGGTCACCCTTCAGCCGGGCGTTTACGACATCCCAATCGGCTCCGACAACGGGCTTGCATTGGAACCAGATCACCTGCTGCATCGGTGGCTGGCCTTCGGCCGGGGTGTCATACATCAACTGGATTTCGGCTTCGCATTCGTTCGGGTCCATGCCCATGCGGATTTCCGCGCTGCACGTCGCCCCCGTGGCCGGGTCATACACGGTCAGCGGATAGGTCTCGTAAGGCGACAGCTCATAGCCAACGCCCAGACGGTCCATCATGTTGCGGAATGTTTCGCGCATAATTGTGATTATACTCCCGATCCGGTCAAAATACCCTGAAAACCGCCGGAATCATAGGGGGAAGGCGGTGTTTTACCGGGTTTAATCCTTTACCGTCGCGGTGCGGTGTTTCTTGTCGCGGAATTCCAGTGTGATGTCCGATCCTGTCTTCAGGGCGTCGGCATGCGATACGGGCAGCCCGCTTGCATCGCGCACCACGACAAACCCGCGATCCAGCACCCGTTCGAAGGACAGCGAATCCAGAACGCGCGCCGTGGCGGTCAATGTGCGGGCCTTGTCCGGGGTGATGGTCTGGGCCGCGCGGATCAGGCGCTCGGCCCGTTCGCTCAAGCGGCGTCCCGCATCCTCGACAATCTGGCGCGGGTGGCGAAGACCGGCGGCCAAACGGTCCAGCTTGGCTTTGCGGGCCTGCACCGCCTTGTCAAATGCGGCGTCCAGACGGTGAATGGCATGGTCGGCGGATTGGGTTTTGATCTGCAGCAATTTTTGCGGATCGCCCAGCCGCGCGGCCAGCGATGTCACACGTTCATGATGCCGGTCGGTGATGCGGTTCATGCCGCCCATCAAGCGGCGGGCATCATCCATGATCTGGGCCATCAATTCGGCCCGCACGGGCACGGCCATCTCGGCGGCCCCGGTGGGTGTGGGGGCGCGCATATCAGCGGCATAATCAATCAATGTCGTATCCGTTTCATGCCCCACCGCGGAAATCAGCGGGATGGAACAGGCGGCGGCGGCGCGCACGACGATTTCCTCGTTAAACGCCATCAAATCTTCCAGTGATCCGCCCCCACGGGCAACGATCACCACATCCGGGCGCGGCACGGACCCATCGTGCGGAAGCGCATCAAACCCGGCAATCGCCGCCGCAATTTGCGCGGCGGCATTATCGCCCTGCACCGCGACGGGCCACAATAAAACATGGCGCGGGAACCGGTCGTTCAGGCGGTGCATAATATCGCGGATCACCGCCCCCGTGGGCGAGGTCACCACGCCGATCACGGTCGGCAAAAATGGAATCGGTTTTTTGCGGGCGGCGTCGAACAGCCCCTCCGCCGCCAGTTTCTTGCGGCGGTCTTCCAGCATTTTCAGCAGCGCGCCTTCGCCCGCCAGCTCAATGGAATCGACAATAATCTGATAGCGCGATGATTTCGGATAGCTGGAAACCTTGCCGACGCACACCACATCCAGCCCGTCTTCGGGCCGGATAGACAGTTTCGAAAGATTGCCCTTCCAGCAGACGATATCAATGACCGCATCCGCATCCTTGATCGTGCCGTATAAATGGCCGGAGGAGGCGAGTTTCAAACCGGACAATTCCCCACGCACCCGCACGCGGCCAAATGTTTCTTCCAACGTTCGGCG
The genomic region above belongs to Micavibrio aeruginosavorus EPB and contains:
- the ettA gene encoding energy-dependent translational throttle protein EttA is translated as MASYQYVYVMNGLSKTWPNGKKVLENITLSFFPGAKIGVLGPNGAGKSTLLKLMAGVDKDFTGEAWAAEGARVGYLAQEPHLDPSKNVVENITEALKDVKDMVDRFNAIGVEMAEPDADYDSLMAEMGELQEKIDAVDGWELDRTIEIAMDALRCPPADADVTTLSGGERRRVALCRLLLEKPDLLLLDEPTNHLDAESVAWLQRFLTDYKGTVVMVTHDRYFLDNVTGWILEVDRGRGIPYEGNYSAYLNAKRKRMEQEAKQEDDRQKTLSRELEWIQQSPEGRRKKSKARVAAYEDLLAQSQKADQRNAQIVIPTPPRLGNVVIEAENLRKGFGDRLLIENLSFKLPPGGIVGVIGPNGAGKSTLFRMITGQEKPDGGSFRVGETVKLGYVDQSRDALDGDKNVWEEISDGMDILKLGKIEMPSRAYVSAFNFRGPDQQKKVGSLSGGERNRVHLAKMLKSGANVLLLDEPTNDLDTETLAALEEALEQFAGCAVVISHDRAFLDRLATHILAFEGDSQVTWFEGNYEDYEKDHKRRLGKDADQPHRIKYKPLRRAG
- a CDS encoding tellurium resistance protein TerA, coding for MSREQLSQDSLSEATRSRASFSGHGNAKGAAGYRAPSTDPDCEFLSQAGQMSVINPREGGFPKIRIGAAWDNIQVQQAGFFSRLLKKVSKQGVDVDLGCLYELHDGRRGAIQSFGDLYGAYNDAPFVHHTGDERTGDKDGLDEIIEINGARWGDIKRVLAYVYIYHGAPDWDAIRPQVQLLIPGETPMIVTPRVDRNDLSVCAVAMFENRENGIRITNHTEYFPGHAEMDRAFGFGLEWEGGSK
- a CDS encoding TerD family protein translates to MSGGMGDDPFWSDTTGDNDFERPIDMMGDMGNGNGGVKNTNLPDSDVDMIGDLAASAPAPAPSPSDFHLVEKGDYFDLVKKVPSLRRIMVGAGWDHKMLENTKIDVDLSCFLLDKQNQTRVDEDFVFYNNESGCEGAVRHSGDSRTGAGDGDDETLFIDLNGLPFDVLRVMITLSIYNAAEAEQHLGMVRNIYLRIVNEEDGNEIVRLQMDESMLNNVAGMQVACLVREGPKWYLEVLENPVKGGLGAIATQYGIIVGAGA
- the xseA gene encoding exodeoxyribonuclease VII large subunit, giving the protein MTNRTLFDPPPNPAPVGDPIPAAKKADVGPDTSRLGNTPEMTVADLANALRRTLEETFGRVRVRGELSGLKLASSGHLYGTIKDADAVIDIVCWKGNLSKLSIRPEDGLDVVCVGKVSSYPKSSRYQIIVDSIELAGEGALLKMLEDRRKKLAAEGLFDAARKKPIPFLPTVIGVVTSPTGAVIRDIMHRLNDRFPRHVLLWPVAVQGDNAAAQIAAAIAGFDALPHDGSVPRPDVVIVARGGGSLEDLMAFNEEIVVRAAAACSIPLISAVGHETDTTLIDYAADMRAPTPTGAAEMAVPVRAELMAQIMDDARRLMGGMNRITDRHHERVTSLAARLGDPQKLLQIKTQSADHAIHRLDAAFDKAVQARKAKLDRLAAGLRHPRQIVEDAGRRLSERAERLIRAAQTITPDKARTLTATARVLDSLSFERVLDRGFVVVRDASGLPVSHADALKTGSDITLEFRDKKHRTATVKD